The genomic segment ATCGGAGCCATGAGCGAAGCGAACTCCAAACTAGCAGACCGCGACCAGCGCCTGATGGCGGCGATCACTGACGGCTTGTTGCTGATGGTCACGTCAGCGGCCGGCCTCGCCATCGCGTCTCGCTTCATGGACCTGGATATCGCGGATCCCGACGCTGGCCTGCGGTTTCAGATCGTCGCCCTGGTGTCTTCGCTGCCGATGAGCGCAATCCAGTGGTACCTCGTGGCGACCAGTGGCCAGACCATCGGCAAGAAGATGCAGCGCATCCAAGTGGTGCGTATGGACGGCAAGCCGGTTGGCTTCGTGCATGGCGTCGCGCTCCGCAGCTGGGTGCTCGGCGCAGTAGGTATCCTCGTCGGATGCATTCGCATGATCGACTACCTGTACATTTTCCGCGAGGATCGCCGCTGCATTCACGACTTGATCGCGGACACCAAGGTGATCGCGTTGCCGCCCCTCGAGACGCAGGCAGACCCAGCGCGACCGAGCTAAGTTGGCTCGCGGCGCCGTAGGTCGATGAGCGGGGGGAAGAAACTGCGCCGGAGAGGACACTGCGCTGGAGAGGACACTGCGCCGGAGAGGACACTGCCCCTCACCCCCGAAAGAAACGCTCAGGCTTCCGCAGTGACGTCTGCAGGAGGCGTAGGCGGCTTGGGCTGCTTCTTGTGCGCGGCCAAATCTAGAGGTGAGGTCTGACCGGCGAGGACGGCGACGCGCACCGCCTGATGGGGGAACTGGGCGTCGCCGGTGAGCGCCTCGACGACCTCGCTGGTCTTGGCTGAGCCGGTGTTCGTAATCGCGATGGTGACGATCAGCGGCACCACGTCACCGACGAAGCCTGCTTGATCCAGCGCGGCGTATGCCGCCTCGTCACCCAGGGTGAGCGCCAGCACGTACTTCCGGACATCGACCTTCTTGCCGATCCCCTTGATGGTGCGCAGCACCACGTGGCTCTCAGCGGCGTTGAATTCCGCGACTCGTTGCTTCAGAGCGGCGACCCCGCCGAAACCTTTCAGCGCCGAGCGTGCGAGAGCGATGACATAGCTCCCCGCGGTAATGACTCGGGAGAGCGCCGGGTCGTTCGGACCAAGCTTTGCCGCGCCGCTGAAGCGTAGCCCGCCGCCAGCGGCTGCGTTGAGCCGTGAGAGCATCACGTCCGTCTCCGGTGCGTCGATCAGCTTGAGATCGATGAACTCATCGAGGGTGGGCACGCCGAGGCTCAACGCGGGACCGTAAGAGAGTTCTGGCTTCGGGTTGAAGCCCGCAGAGTAAGACACGCGGAGCCCTGCGCGCTTGAGGACTCGGGCGAGTTCGCGCCCCATGTCGAGGTGGCCGAGGAGCGCCGCGGGGCCCGTCTTGCTGAAGCGCAGGCGATAGCGCTCCGCAGGGCCACCAGCGCGCTCCGGGCGGAACGCTTCGGGGTTCTGGCGCCGGCGCTTGGCTTCTGCGCGCGCCTCGTGCACTAGCGGTAACTTGGCGCGCTGTCCGGGTTCCGTCGCACCCATCTTGGTGAGGAAGCCGATGCGCTCGCTGCGCATCTTGCCCATGTCACAGGCGACGCCGCAGTCGTAGCAAACCAGGCGCCGCTTGTCGGTCTCTGCTTCAGCCACGTTCGTGTGGTGAATGAACATGCCGACGGCTTTTCCGCACGGAGGAGACAGGCGGCTCTTGAGCGCCTTGCGGTACTCCTTCGCGAGGAAGCCCTCCTCCAGGCCGACATCGATGTGGTCCCAGGGCAGCCGCGCCGTGACGGGGATGGTGCCCAGGTACTTCTGGGTGTCGATGCCGAAGTGCTCGAACGCCTCCTGCCAGACTTCCATCTTCAGGTGGTTGTCCCAGCTGTCGAAGTGCGCGCCGTTCAAGTACGCGCGCTCGACAGCATCCGCCAGGCTGCGGTCGCCGCGTGCCAGCACGCCCTCGAGCACGCTGGCGACGGAGTGATGCACCCGCAGGCCGAGCTGCTTGTCGCTGCGAGCCGCGTCCTTCAGGAGCTGCTGCTTGCGCGAGACTTCATCCAGCGGATCCATCGCGCACCACTGGAAGGGCGTGTGGGGCTTCGGCACGTGGGTAGAGACGCTGACGGTGACCTTCGCACGGCCTCGTGAGTAGCGTCTCCCTACGGAAAGCGCGTTGAGGCCGACCTGGACGATGCCCATGACGTCCTCGTCCTCTTCCGTCGGCAGGCCGATCATGAAGTAGAGCTTCATCTTGTCGAAGCCCTTGGAGAAGGTGCGCTCCGCCGTTTCCAGGAGCTGGGCCTCGGTGACGTTTTTGTTGATCACGTCACGCATGCGCTGGGTGCCGGCCTCTGGGGCAAACGTGAGCCCGCTGGCGCGTACCTTGCGCATGTCTTCGAGCAGGTCGTCGGCCAGGCCGTAAGCGCGCAGCGACGCAACGCCCAGGCTGACGCGCTCCGGCGCCGTCTTCTCCACCAGCTGCTTGATCAGCGGGCTGATGCACGAGACGTCTGCGGTGGAGAGCGCTGTGAGGCTCACTTCGTCTTGCCCGCTCTTTTCTAGGGCTTTGACTACCGTGTCGATGACCTCTTGCGGGTCACGCTCGCGCACCGGGCGGTAGATCATACCGGCCTGGCAGAAGCGGCAGCCCTCGGTGCAGCCGCGCGCGACCTCGATGCTCATGCGGTCGAAGATCGCTTCGGGGCCGCCGACTGGGCTTTCCGTCGGGAAAGGAAAGTCGGCGAGGCTCTTGACCAGCCGCCGCTCCACGGGGAATGGCAACTCCGGCTCGCTGGGCTGAGCGACGACATGAAAGCCCGTGTCGGTTTGCAGTTCCGTGCGGTAGAGGCTGGGGATGTATACGCCGGGGAGTTTGGCGAGCTCGCGTAGGCGCTCTTCCCGTGACAAACCGCGCTTTTTGCCTTCAACCCACAAAAGCGTCAGCTCGGTGGTCACCTCTTCGCCGTCGCCGATCACCACGGCATCCACGAACGGCGCCATCGGCTCCATATGAGTCGCCACGGGGCCGCCCACGACGATCAGCGGATCGGCGTCGCTGCGGTTCACGGCGCGCAGCGGAATGCCGCCGAGGTCGAGCATGCGCAGCACATTCGTGTAGGTCAGCTCGAACTGCAGGCTGAAGCCGACCACATCGAAATCGCACAGCGGGCGCGCGCTCTCGAGGCTCACCAGCATCTGCCCGTGGTCCAAGAGCTGCTGCTCGAGATCGACCCAAGGCGCATAACAACGCTCTGCCAGCGTGCGCGGGTGGTCGTTGAGGATCTTGTACAGGATGCGGAAGCCGAGGTGGCTCATCCCGATGTCGTAGATCTCGGGAAACGCGAGACAGACCTTCGCGTCGACTTCGCTCCAGGCTTGTTTCCGCGTGCCGTGCTCGGCGCCGGTGTAGCGATTGGGCTTTTCCACCTGGTGGAGGAAGGCGGCGTACGGATGATCGAAGAGCTGCATGGGGGATCTCGTGGGGGCTGCTTCCCGGCGTCGTCGATGCCCCTCCGCGTTTGGGGGTGAGGCGCGCTGCTTCTATCGACACCGACCAAAGGAGCCGTGCACGACGAACCGGACGGCGTGCCTAGCGCGCAAACGCGGGTGAAGCGACCGCCAAAGGTGACGCCGCGGAAGGTTTGAACACTCGCGTGCTCAAGTCAAACTCCCGGCGATGGGGTCAGACGTTCAGCGGACCATGGTTGTGTCCGAGGTGGCCTCATGATTCGCGAAGAGCTCGAGGTGACCACACTCCGTGCAGCGGTGGGCCTCGATGGCCAACGGCTGCTCCCCGCGTACGTCGATGCCCCCGCCGCGCATCGCCGCGAAGAAACCGCGACGCGCCTTCGCGATGCCTTTCACCCAGACCGCTGCCCACATCAGCGAAGCGCGCGGGCTGACGAGTTCTCCCGTGTCGGGGATGTAGCCCGTTTCGAGTTCGCCACCGCACGCGGTGCACTTCGCCTGTGTGTGCAGAGACATGGATCTTGAGCTACTTCTTCGTGGGGTCGACCTCGGGCATCAACATCGTCCCGCCGAACTTGCCTGGCGACGGCGGCGCTGGCGGCGCGCCGGGCGGAGGCAACGGTGGTGCTGGCTGAGGTGACGCAGCGGTTGGCTGGAAGCTTGGCGGAGCGCCAGGAGGCGGAGCGCCAGGAGGCGGAGCGCCTGGAGGGGCAGCTGGCGGGCCACTCGGCTCTGGTCCACCGAAGCCTGCTGGCGGCGGGCCGTAAGGATTGGACGACACCGCGGCTGAAGCTGGCGGCGCTCCCGGGGAAGGCGCGGTTGGGACGCCGCTATTCGGGTTTGCGTAGCCGTCGGGTTGATAGCCCTGTCCGCTGAACCCTGGCATGCCGGGCGGCGTCGCAGCGGGCTTCTTGCTGCGGGTCACGAAGCCTCCGATGAAGCCGCCAATCCCGACCAAGCCCATCAAGAAGCTGGTTCCCCACGCGACGTTGCGGATCATCGAGAGGTTGTCGCCCTTCTCGCGGAGGCGTGCGGTAATCGACGAGCTCGAGCCCACGTACACGATAGCGATCGCCTCCGCGCGGTAGGCTTTGTTGGCTTGGTAGTGGAAGTAGCCTCCAACCCCTCCAAGGACGAAGGAGAACAGGAGCGCGCCAGCACCTGCGATGAACAGCAGGATGGGAAGCTTGCTCGACTTGGGTTGCGCGGGAGCCGCGGCAGGCATGGGAGGCTGCATTCATCACAGACTACCCCGTGCGAATGCCGCCTGGAATCATCAAACCGACAGGGCGGTGTCAGGCTTCGCGTCGAAGCGGCAGAACAAGGCCTCCGCCGCAGGTATCACGATGTGCCGCAACGCCGCGGCGGCGACCAAGTGGCCACGTTGCTCGGACAAGACGCCCAGGGCTTCTGCCTCGAGCGTGCTTGTCTCCTCATTCGATGGTTGTGTCTCCACAAGCTGAGCCGCGATGGTCTCTCTTAGCAACCGGCGCGTCGGTGCGACGAGCTCTGGGTGTTGTTCCAGCAGCCAGGCAACGCTGCGCCACGCTAGCGCTGCGTGCTGCGTCTCGTCCTCAGCTACGCCGCCCAGTGCATCGGCGAGCTCTGGATCTTCCGCCAAGAGAGAGGCCTCGAGCATGCGTGCGGCGGCGATGGTCTCGCCGATACAGCCTTCGATCAGGGTTGTCTTCAGCGTGTTCCAGGCGCTCCCGTCGTCCAGCGCTTGGGAGATGTCCAACGCACCCGGCTGGCGATCGGCGCCGAATCGACCCGCGATCGCAAACGCCAACTTGGCGTGGCGGAGCTCGTCAGCCATCGCTGACTGTGCGCCTTCGATCAGTTTTGCCGGCGCGCCCAGGCCAAGCAGCTGCAGCGTGAAACGCGCAAACGCAGCGACCGAAGCGTGCTCCATTGCGGCCATCTCCAAGTAGTGCGCGTGAGCCGCTTCTCGTGCCTGGGCGCTGACTGGTGCCCTGCCAAGGTGCGCGCAGACACCCTGCGCGTTCCACTCGGTACCGCCGCGAAGCGTTGCCGTGCGGATTTGGCCTGCGACCAGGAAGGGTCGCCCCTCCACGCAGGTGTCCAGTTCGCAACTGCGCTTCGTGCCGTCCCAGAGGCACAGCTCCCCGGGTCCGCAGTCTGCGTAGGTGAAGCATTCGTCTTTTTCAGTAACGCACGAGTACCCAGCCCCGCCGCACTCCGTGCGATAAGCCCCGCAGACGCTATTGGGGCAGTCGGCGTCCGTCCGGCAGCCTGTGGTCGGTGTGCAAAAGGACACCGCATCCACGCACGCGCAGAGTTCGTTCTCCCCACAGTCTGCATCCGACTCGCAGGCGTACCGGCAGTAACAGGTTTGTCCCTGGGCACAGTAGCCGTTGGGCGCGTCCGTGCAGTCGCTGTCGGTGTCGCAGCCGCCGTAGGGCTCTCCACCGCAGCTCACGCCTTCACGTGGCAAAGCCAGCTGGCAGGCCACTGCCTCGGGGCGGTGTTTCAGTCCATTGTTGCAGAGCGCAAAGCCTTGCTCTGGCGCGATCGAGTCCTCGCACTCGAAGCTGAATTCTGAGCTGGTGGTCGCACCGCACCCTAACCCCCAACCTAGAGAAAGCAGGAAGCTGGCGGACAAGGCGGTGATCGGGAGCTTGAGCTGCATGCAGCCATTTAGAGCAAGCGACGTGCCGGCCGTGAAGGCGAACTCGGTGGTCAGCGCAAGGGAGCCGATTGTGCGCCTTGGCGCACTCATTCGCCGACAAAAGCGCGAGCAAATGCCTACGCCCGGGGACCTTGCGGGCGCGCAGCTGTTGCGTGCCGGTTTGTGCCATTTGCCCTGGCGCGTCCCCTGCTATGCCATGGGGTATGCAGATTTCGGGGCGGCATGTGCTGGTGACGGGCGCTTCTTCAGGCATCGGAGAAGCGCTGGCGATGGAGCTAGGAGCGCGCGGCGCGAAGGTGACGGTGGCGGCGCGGCGCGTCGAGAAGCTCGAGGGCGTCGTCAACACAATCCGGGAAAAGGGTGGCGAAGCGAACGCAATCCGTGCGGATTTATCTCTGCCTGGCTCTGGGCTCGAGCTGGCCCGCCGAGTGCGGGACGACTTTGGTCACGTCGACATCCTGGTCAACAACGCGGGCGTGAGCGGCGGGGTCAGTCAGTTTACCGAGAAAAACCCTGCGGAAATTCGCGAGTGCATCGAGGTGAACTTCGCCCAGCCTATGGCGCTGACCCATCAGCTGATTCCTGGCATGGTGGAACGCGGATACGGCTGCTTGGTTTCCGTGGCCACGGCGTCGGTGTTTTTCCCCACCAATTTGGCCTCGGTTTACATCGCCACCAAGCGGGCGCTGGTGAGCATCGACGAGGTGCTGCGGATCGAGCTCGCTGGGAGCGGTGTTCACGTGCTCACTGTGTTCCCAGGCCCGGTGGACACCCCAATGCTGACCAAGCTGATGGCGACGGATCAGCGAGCCGCGAAGGTGCTCGGCCCGTTCAAGGGCACCACCGACAAGCTTGCGAAGCTCACAGCGAAAGCCATCGAGCGGGAACGCGAGAGCATCGTCTATCCAGCGCAGTTCGGCGTTGGCCGCTGGGTTTCGCCGATCATGGGCACGATCATGGCGCGGCTGTCTGCGCCTTTGGGCTTGAACCGCTAAGCGCTGGCTTCGGCGGCGCAGCGCGTCCAATGCCCCTGCAGCTCGGCGACAGAGAGTCGCTTCTAAGGTCCGATGTACTGCGTGGCGCTGTAGGTGTGGGTCGTCCGGGGCAGCCGTTCTACGCATGCCGACCTAGGTCCTTCATTCGGTCTCGAGCGATTGTTTTGCGTGTGGTTTTTAACGGCGCAGATCGCCTCGGCGTGTGCCGTATTACTCATACGTGCTCAGGTTCGGGCACCTGGAACATGGTAGGTTTGTGGGATGACCAGACGACTGCGGTTGCGCACTGAGCAAAGCCTCCTGATTCGCCACTCTGTCAGGGGCGCCTCCGGGCTCATGACAGGGGCCTGCCTCAGCCTGTTCTTGGTCAGCGCCTGCACGATCCAGTCAGGGCGGAGCAGTCGGCAGTCTCCGCAGCCGCCGCCTGGCCAGTACGCAGTGCCAGCCCAGGCGCCACCTCCCGCTGCGCCCCCACCGGTTCGGGCGCAAGCGCCTGCTGCGCCGCTGGGGTTCACCCTCCCCATTCCGCCGAACATCGCCGAGCTGCCGCTGCCTCAAGGATGGACCATGGTCAACGGCATCCCAATGCCCGTGGTTCCCGGGCTGACGCCAGGCCAGCCAGCTCCTCAGCCCGGTCAGCCGTCATCGACTCAGGCGCTCTCCTCTTGCGGCTCGGTCAACGTCAGCGGCTCTCCCATCTTGCTCGACTGCGTCAGTCCACAGTACGGCTTCGTACCCACAGCCTCCAAGCCGCTAGTCAACCGCAAGCGCTTTGACGCCGGCTCGAACTACGTCGGGGCTGAGCCGCTGCCGACCAGTGTCGATCATCGTTCCGCGGGGAAAGAAGGCCCGGTGCGTGATCAAGGCCCCGTGGGCGCGTGCACCGCGTTCAGCCTGGCCGCATCGGTGGACCACGCCATCGCTCAGTCGGGCGGTACGCCAGGCAACGTTTCGGTCATGCAGATCTGGGGCCGCTACCATTACCCGTCGATGCAGTCCGCTGCCGACGCGAACCGCAACCAACCGCTCAGCATTGAGTCGAACTGGAACTACAGCGCCAAGACGGCGTGCTCCTGGTACACCGGCGGCTACTGCGACTGCGGGTCGATCACGGGTACCTCGTGCAACCAACCCGTGGACAGCGCGAAGCTTTCCAGTATGGATAAAGCCGCGAACGTCAAGATCACGAACATCACGGAGATCAACGTGATGGACCCCGCGGAGATCAAGGGCGCCCTGGCAAAGGGCCAGAACGTGTGGTTCGCGATGTACGTCGACAGTCGTTTCCAAGACGTGCGCGGAAAGAACGCGGTGATCCCCGACGGTGACTTCAGAGCGAGCCGCTCCGGTCACGCGATGGTGATCGCTGGCTACAAAACCCAAGGCAACGGCACCTACTACCTGCTGCACAACTCCTGGGGCACGCGCTGGGGCGACGGCGGCTACGCTTGGATCCTGGAAAAGACGCTGCTCACGAACATGAAGTACGGCTATCTGGTCGATGTCTCGACCAGCAACCCGTCGACTCCGGACAAGCCGAATCAACCGGGTGAGCCCACGCCTCCCGCGCAGAACCCAGGCCAGTGCCCAGCTGGCACCGTGCCCGACAGCGGTGTCCCGCTATGCCTCCCGCCGTGCCCCGACGGCAGTCCGCGGCACTTCAACACCTGTCCTTCGCCTCAAGCAAACACCGGCTGTGGCCCTGGCGAGGTGAACATCTTCGGGTTCTGCGTGACCTCGCCGGTTGCTGGCGTCGGCTCCGACTCAGCGACGGGTGTGCACTACACCTGCGGAGCGGGCGGCTGCACCTACGCGGTTCCGTACGGAGTTGGCGGCTGCCGCTCCGCGCTGTGCACCCGCTCGTGTCCCTCCCCGAAGTACGTGCTCACCGCGGGTACCGTCGGGTTGGGCTGCTCTGAGTGACCTGCTGTCCCGAGCCGCAGTAGTCCCGAGCCGCAGTAGTCCCGAGCCGCAGTAGTTTCTGAGTACCTGCGGTTCTACGGCCCGTCATTCTCGAGACAGCGTCCTTTTGGAGTCTGCCTGCAGCGCCGGACTGGAACGTCACTACGAAACCCAGCGCATCGCGCACGGGTCGCGTACTCGAGTGTCACGGCGCTTGTCAGAGGGCGACAAATCCGGTCCGCCCGCGTTGGTCCAGTTACCTAGGTTTCGGCTTTGTGTCAGAGTGACCGCCGTTCGGGGCTCGAGGATTCTGCCTCGCCGTGAACGGAGGTAGGCATGAGGGACTTCCGGTGGCTAGCGCTGGCGCCGCTGTTGTGCGCCATGGGCTGTGGTGGTGGCGGGGAAGAAGCGCCTGGTTTGGTGGCACAAACCGGCGGTGTTGGAGGCGCGGCGAGCGCTGGTAGCGGCGGCGCTGGAGCCGCGGCGGGTGCGGCGACTGGGGGCACCGGAAACAGCGCTCAGGGTGGCGGCGCTCAAGGGGGAGCGGGGCAAGGCGGATCCGCCCAGGGTGGTAACGCGGGGAGCAGCGCCGGCGGTAGCGAGCAAGGTGGCAATCCAGGCATCGGTGGCAGTGGCGGCACCCCGGCTCCACCTTTCCCCGCGGTAACAGATTTCGCTGCGAAGGGCTCCTTCGCGACTACCAGCAACGGAGAGGGACCGAGCTGCACGATCTTCCGTCCAGAAGTTCTGGGCGAAGAGGGGCGAAAGCACCCGATCATCCTCTGGGGCAACGGCACCACAGCAGCCCCGCCGATCTACGCCGGTGTGCTCACCCACTGGGCCTCACATGGCTTCGTAGTTGCTGCGGCAAACACCTCGAACGCGGGCACCGGCAAGGAAATGCTGGCATGCCTGGACTACCTGACGGACGAAGACGCGAAGAGCGGCAGCGTATACGAGGATAAGCTCGACCTCGCGCGAGTTGGTACCAGTGGCCACTCTCAGGGCGGTGGAGGCAGCATCATGGCCGGCGCCGATTCGCGTATCAGCGTTACGGCTCCCCTGGAGCCGTACGTCACCGGTTTGGGCCACGACCCCGCCTCGCAGAAGAATCAGCACGGTCCGATGTTCCTGATGAGCGGTGGCAACGACGTGATCGCTCCGCGCCCGATTCAGCAGCAGCCCGTCTTCGACAACACCAATGCGGACGTGTTCTGGGGCACGCTGAAAAACGCAGACCACCTGATCGCTGCCGTCGGAGACATCAGCGACTTTCGTGGTCCCGCGACCGCCTGGCTACGTCTGCATTTGATGGACGACGAGAGTGCCCGCCCGATCTTCTACGGTAGCGGCTGCTCGCTGTGTCTCAGCCCCGGCTGGACGATCGAAAAGAAGGGCATCCAGTAGGCGCTCACTTGCGTCGGCGGCGCGCCGCGACTCCAGCGACGCAGAGCCCGAGAGCCAACCATGCGAGCGAGGAGCCACTGGTATCACTGGTGGTGGCGCAGGCGCCGCAGCCTGACGGCTTGGGCTCCGCGGGCGGGGCGCTCGCCTCGTCTTTGCACCACACCTCGCGCCACACGGAAGCGCCGCCAGCCTGGCAGCTTTTGTGTAAGCCGTCCTTGCTCAGCGCTTCGCATTTGTGCGGTTCCGCGTGGTAAGTGTCGCACTGCTGGCAGTTCGTCAGGCCCTTGGCCTTCTCACTCTCGACGCTGCAGTCCGGTTCGGGCTCGACGGGAGCGAGATCCGCCCAGGCCAACGAGGACGTGCTGAGCGCGATGCCAAACACCAAGCTTGCGGTTGCGGTACGAAGCGCAGACATGCTCCTCAGCATACGGCATCCTACGTTCATCGAATCACGGATCTGCTCTCCCCCCAAGAACCGGAGGGTCCAGCTCCAAAAGGATCACCGCCAAGGGCGCCAAAAGCGCCAAGAATTTCTAGCAGCGGGCTCTGGTGACCGGACGCTGGGCGCCGCAGGTTGGGAGCCGCGGATGCCGCAGAGCACGAAGGTGCTTGATACTCTGCCGCCCGGTGCCTTGGGTCACGAGCCCGAACCCTCGGCGTCCTTGGCGTCCTTGGCGGTTCCCCCCTACTCAGCGCTCCGTAGCGCTGGCGACGCTACGCCGTTGCCCAGCCCAGAAGCTGCGTGACCCTCGCCGCGCTGCACGGCGTCCATCGCCCAAAACACTGCCTCCGCAGTCGCTGGGCTGGCGAGGGACACCCCGGATCGACATTGCTCCACAGTTGCGAAACTTGACACCGCCTGACGCAACGCCTCTCGGGCGCTGATGGCCAGCATGAACGGAGGCTCGCCCACCGCCTTCGAGCCGTAGATCACTCCAGGCTCTTCAGCGCGTTCCAAGAGCTCGACGTGGAACTCATCTGGGCACTCTCCGAGGCTCGGCAGCTTGTAGGTGGACGCGTTGACGGTGCCGAGCTTGCCGTCAGGAGCCCACCACAGCTCCTCCTGGGTTAGCCAACCAAGGCCTTGGATGAAACCACCCTCCACCTGGCCGCGATCGACCAGAGGGGAGATCGAGCTGCCGACATCATGGAGAATATCCGTGCGTAAAATGCGATACATGCCGGTGAAGCCGTCTACTTCGACCTCCGTCACGGCGGCGCCATAGGCGAAGTAGTGGAACGGCTTGCCTCGCCCTTTGATGCGGTCGTAGTGAATCTCAGGGGTACGGTAGAAGCCGGTGGAGGACAGCTGGATGCGGTCCTGGTAGGCGCGCTCCACCGCCTCCGCGAAGCCGATCCGGCGCTCCTCCGCGGATGCGCCGCGCGCATGGATGGCGCCTTCGGTGATCAGCAAATCACCCGGGTCGTGACCCAAGAGCCGCCCCGCGACCTCGAGCACTCGCTCCCGCAACGTGCGGCACGCGTCGGCGACGGCTGCGCCGTTCAAGTCCGTTCCGCTCGAGGCTGCGGTGGCCGAGGTGTTTGGCACCTTGTCGGTACGCGTGGGCATGATGCGCACGCTCTCAAGGGGGATCCCCAGGGTGTGAGCCGCGACCTGCCGCATCTTCGTGTGCAGGCCCTGGCCCATTTCAGTGCCGCCGTGGTTCACCTGGACGCTGCCATCCCGGTAGATGAGTACCAGTGCGCCGCCCTGGTTGTAGTACTTGGCGGTGAACGAGATGCCGAACTTGACCGGCGTAACAGCTAGACCGCGTTTCCGTGTGGAGCTACTGGCGTTGAAGGCGTTCGCTTCTTCCCAGCGCTGTTCGAAGGCGCTGGTTTCCAGCAGGCGGTCCCAAATCCGCTGAATGCGACCCGCGTCTTTCACGGGCTGGCCGTAGTGAGTCGTGTCCCCGTCGCGGTAGAAGTTCCGCTCGCGCACGACGTGAGGCGGCAAGTCGAGCTTGCGCGCGACGGCGTCCAGCGCGTCTTCGATCATCACCATGCCCTGGGGACCGCCAAAGCCTCGGAACGCGGTGTGCGAAGTCGTGTGCGTCTTCGCCACGCGGCCCACCACGCGCAAGTTTGGGATGTTGTAGGCGTTGTCGCAGTGGAAGAGCGCGCGCCCCAGCACCGGCGCCGACAGGTCCAGGCTGTACCCGCCGTCGCTGGTCAGCTGCAGATCAAACGCCTGAATTTTCCCCTGATTGTCAAAGCCGATGCGGTAGCGCCCAAGAAACGGATGGCGCTTACCTGTCAGGATCATGTCCCGCGCACGGTCCAGGCGCGCGCGTACGGGGCGACCCGTGAGTCGCGCGCCGAGGGCGGCTACTGCCGCAAAGACGTTGGCTTGGACCTCTTTGCCCCCAAAGGCACCGCCCATGCGCAGGCTCTGCACGACGACGCGGTTCTTCTCCACGCCCAGCACCCGCGCGACGATCTCCTGTGTTTCCGTAGGGTGTTGAGTCGACGACTGCACCAACACCGACTCCGCCTCGTCGAGGTAGGCGAGGGCGCACTGCGTCTCCAGGTAGAAGTGCTCTTGCCCACCGACGAAGAACTTTCCCTCGAGCGTCTGGTGCTTCGCGAACGCCGCCTCGACGTCACCGCGTTCGATGCGCTCTGCTTCCGTTAGGTAGCTGTTCGCTGCCTCCGCGGCCTCGATGCCGATGATCGCTGGTAGCGGTTCATACTCGACAGCGACCTGCGCCGCGCCTTGGATGGCCGCCTCGTTACTCTCGGCCAGGACCCAAGCCACTGGCTGGCCGTGAAACTCTACTTCCTCAGGGAAAAGTGGTTCGTCGCGGCGTGCGGCGCCGGTGTTGTTCTCTCCCAGCACGTCCGACTGCCCGAGCACCTTGACCACGCCGGGGTAGCTCCAGGCCTTGCTCGTGTCGATGCTCAGGACCTTGGCGTGAGCGTGAGGCGACATCACCGGCCAAGCGTGAAGCAGCCCGGGAAAGCGCGAACACAGGTCGTCGGTGTAGAGCGCGCTGCCGGTGACGTGTCCAAGCGCGCTCTCGTGGGAGACGGATTTGCCTACGCTGCTCATCATCCGACCTTTCTGGAGCTGGATTGCGCGGGGGAGTCCGGCGCGCTGTCGAACCAAAACTTCTCAAGC from the Polyangiaceae bacterium genome contains:
- a CDS encoding SDR family NAD(P)-dependent oxidoreductase; protein product: MQISGRHVLVTGASSGIGEALAMELGARGAKVTVAARRVEKLEGVVNTIREKGGEANAIRADLSLPGSGLELARRVRDDFGHVDILVNNAGVSGGVSQFTEKNPAEIRECIEVNFAQPMALTHQLIPGMVERGYGCLVSVATASVFFPTNLASVYIATKRALVSIDEVLRIELAGSGVHVLTVFPGPVDTPMLTKLMATDQRAAKVLGPFKGTTDKLAKLTAKAIERERESIVYPAQFGVGRWVSPIMGTIMARLSAPLGLNR
- a CDS encoding ferritin-like domain-containing protein: MQLKLPITALSASFLLSLGWGLGCGATTSSEFSFECEDSIAPEQGFALCNNGLKHRPEAVACQLALPREGVSCGGEPYGGCDTDSDCTDAPNGYCAQGQTCYCRYACESDADCGENELCACVDAVSFCTPTTGCRTDADCPNSVCGAYRTECGGAGYSCVTEKDECFTYADCGPGELCLWDGTKRSCELDTCVEGRPFLVAGQIRTATLRGGTEWNAQGVCAHLGRAPVSAQAREAAHAHYLEMAAMEHASVAAFARFTLQLLGLGAPAKLIEGAQSAMADELRHAKLAFAIAGRFGADRQPGALDISQALDDGSAWNTLKTTLIEGCIGETIAAARMLEASLLAEDPELADALGGVAEDETQHAALAWRSVAWLLEQHPELVAPTRRLLRETIAAQLVETQPSNEETSTLEAEALGVLSEQRGHLVAAAALRHIVIPAAEALFCRFDAKPDTALSV
- a CDS encoding alpha/beta hydrolase — encoded protein: MRDFRWLALAPLLCAMGCGGGGEEAPGLVAQTGGVGGAASAGSGGAGAAAGAATGGTGNSAQGGGAQGGAGQGGSAQGGNAGSSAGGSEQGGNPGIGGSGGTPAPPFPAVTDFAAKGSFATTSNGEGPSCTIFRPEVLGEEGRKHPIILWGNGTTAAPPIYAGVLTHWASHGFVVAAANTSNAGTGKEMLACLDYLTDEDAKSGSVYEDKLDLARVGTSGHSQGGGGSIMAGADSRISVTAPLEPYVTGLGHDPASQKNQHGPMFLMSGGNDVIAPRPIQQQPVFDNTNADVFWGTLKNADHLIAAVGDISDFRGPATAWLRLHLMDDESARPIFYGSGCSLCLSPGWTIEKKGIQ
- a CDS encoding RDD family protein, whose translation is MSEANSKLADRDQRLMAAITDGLLLMVTSAAGLAIASRFMDLDIADPDAGLRFQIVALVSSLPMSAIQWYLVATSGQTIGKKMQRIQVVRMDGKPVGFVHGVALRSWVLGAVGILVGCIRMIDYLYIFREDRRCIHDLIADTKVIALPPLETQADPARPS
- a CDS encoding TIGR03960 family B12-binding radical SAM protein, translated to MQLFDHPYAAFLHQVEKPNRYTGAEHGTRKQAWSEVDAKVCLAFPEIYDIGMSHLGFRILYKILNDHPRTLAERCYAPWVDLEQQLLDHGQMLVSLESARPLCDFDVVGFSLQFELTYTNVLRMLDLGGIPLRAVNRSDADPLIVVGGPVATHMEPMAPFVDAVVIGDGEEVTTELTLLWVEGKKRGLSREERLRELAKLPGVYIPSLYRTELQTDTGFHVVAQPSEPELPFPVERRLVKSLADFPFPTESPVGGPEAIFDRMSIEVARGCTEGCRFCQAGMIYRPVRERDPQEVIDTVVKALEKSGQDEVSLTALSTADVSCISPLIKQLVEKTAPERVSLGVASLRAYGLADDLLEDMRKVRASGLTFAPEAGTQRMRDVINKNVTEAQLLETAERTFSKGFDKMKLYFMIGLPTEEDEDVMGIVQVGLNALSVGRRYSRGRAKVTVSVSTHVPKPHTPFQWCAMDPLDEVSRKQQLLKDAARSDKQLGLRVHHSVASVLEGVLARGDRSLADAVERAYLNGAHFDSWDNHLKMEVWQEAFEHFGIDTQKYLGTIPVTARLPWDHIDVGLEEGFLAKEYRKALKSRLSPPCGKAVGMFIHHTNVAEAETDKRRLVCYDCGVACDMGKMRSERIGFLTKMGATEPGQRAKLPLVHEARAEAKRRRQNPEAFRPERAGGPAERYRLRFSKTGPAALLGHLDMGRELARVLKRAGLRVSYSAGFNPKPELSYGPALSLGVPTLDEFIDLKLIDAPETDVMLSRLNAAAGGGLRFSGAAKLGPNDPALSRVITAGSYVIALARSALKGFGGVAALKQRVAEFNAAESHVVLRTIKGIGKKVDVRKYVLALTLGDEAAYAALDQAGFVGDVVPLIVTIAITNTGSAKTSEVVEALTGDAQFPHQAVRVAVLAGQTSPLDLAAHKKQPKPPTPPADVTAEA